DNA from Bradyrhizobium diazoefficiens USDA 110:
ATCGCCGACGTCCAGATGCCTGTCATCACCGGCGATGAGCTGCAGGCACAGTTGATCGCGTCCGGCCGACGCTTCCCGATCATCTTCATGACGGCATTTCCAAGCGAATCCGTGCGCCGGCGCGTGATGGCGGCTGGCGCGCATTGCTATCTCGGCAAGCCCTCCAGCGGTGACGAGATCATCCGCTACCTCGAAGAGGCGCTGGCAGGCCACGCGCCGTAGTCCGCAAGACGGCCCCTGCCCCCAACCGGACGTGCATTCCGGCAAGCGGGTTGGTGGACCGGAAATACCGGCAAGCCCCGCAAACCTCATATTCGGCGCTGATTTTACGAGATCGGCAGGCCCGCACGCTCTGCCGGAAACGGATGGGGCACGATGCCAGTGAACACCACAAGTGCCGCCGCGCCGCGCCCGCTGGTCTTTGCCGGCTTTCCGGCAAGTTCCTGGGCGTTCGCGCTGCGGGTCTGGCTGGCGATGCTGCTCGCGTTGTATGTGGGCTTCTGGCTCGAGCTCGAATCCCCGTCGTCGGCCGCCCTCACCGTGGCCGTCCTGGCGCTGCCGACACGCGGTCAGGGTATGGAAAAAGCCGGCTACCGGCTGCTCGCAACCGTCATCGGCGTCATCGCCTCGATCGCGATCGCCGGCCTATTTTCCCAGACCGGCGGCCTCCTGCTGGTGGTGTTGGGCATCTGGGTCGGGCTTTGCACCTATGTGGCCGGCCTGCTGGATGGCAATCGCGCCTATGCGGCGGCACTCTGCTGCATCACCGTCGCCCTGATCGCCGTCGAGCAGATCGACACGCCGCTACAGGTGTTCCCGACCGGCGTCGCGCGTGGCGCAGCCATCGGCATCGGCGTCCTTGCGGTGGCGCTTGTGAACGAGGTTCTGGCCGCGCCGAGCTATCATCCGGTTCTGGCAAGCCGCATCGAAGTGCTGCACCGCCGGGTCACGGATCTCGCGCGAGATGCCGAGCGCGGCGAGACTCCATCCGCGGCCGTTGGGGCTGGACTGCTGCATGACATCGCGGCGGTACGTCCGGAGATCGCCAGCCTGACGACGGAATCGAGCATCGGCACGGCAAGGACCGCGGCCGCGCGTTCCGCGCTGGTCGATCTCGTCAGCGCGCTCTCGCTCGGTCGCATGCTCGCAGCGCTCCCTGCCGCGTCGGCGCTGGCCCCAGAGGCAGCCGGGCTGGTCGCGATATCCCGATCCTGGCTCCGGGCCGAAATCGGCCGAAACAACGCGCAGGTCCGCGGCAGCCTCGATGCGCTGCGCGAAGGGACAAGCCCGTATCGTGCATGGCGCGCACCGCTCTATCGCTCGCGCCGCATCGCGGCCGAGACTGGCGCACGGGCTGCGATCTCGTTCACGCTGATTGCAATTGTCTTCGTCCTGACGGGCTGGCCGACCACCGAGCTCTGCCTCTCGCTCGTTGCGGTGATCATCGGCCTCGGCTCGACGTCACCCTCGCCGCGCAACTTCACGATGGTGGCGGTGATGGCGACGCCGATCGCCTGCGTGCTGGCCGGCATCCTGAAATATCTCGTCTTCAACGGTGTGTCCGAGTTTCAGCTGCTCGCGATCGGTCTTGCGCCTGTCGTCATCGGCCTCGCACTGCTGATCACGCTGCCGAGCCCCATGCTGTCATCGATCGGCCGCCTCGTGCTGGTGTTCACCCTCGTCGTGCTCGCGCCGACCAATCCGCAGAGCTACGACCCCGAGGTGTTTCTCGTGACGAGCCTGTTTGTCTGCCTGTCGTCCGTGCTCGTCTTCGCGGCGCAGCAGCTGCTGCCTCCCTTGTCGGGCGACCGGCGAGTTCGGCTGCTACTGGGAGAGGCCCGGCGCGAACTGAGCCGCGCCGACGGGGGACGAGCCCGCCACCTCGCGCCGGAGGAAGCCGCCTTTCGCGACGCGGCGCGGATCGAGCAGATTTTGACCGCAAACGGCCCCTCCGCGATCGACGATCGGATGGCCGGCACGGCGATGCGCTGTTTCGACCAGGCCGCAGCCCTGCGGCGTTGCCGCGCCGAACTGGACCGGGTCGGACAGGGGCCGCTGGCCGTAGCGGCGCAGGCCGCGCGAGAGGCCCTCACCCGTCGGAACAGCGGCGTGATCCTCGCTGCAGCCGAGGCGCTGCACCAGTCGGCAGCACGAAGCGACCTGTCGGCCAGCGCGGCCATTGCCGCGCTGATTGCGGCAAGCGTGGCCTTCGCGCCGTCACAATCTCCGGCCGACTCCAGCCAAGGGAGACGGTCATGACGAACACCTATCGGGAACTGGTCATCGGCGGCGTGCTCATTGCCCCCATCGTTTCCTATGCGGCAACCGCGCTGCTCGCGTTCCTGTTACTGCGCCCGCTGCTGCGCTTCATCGGATTCGCGAGAGTCTTCAGCAACCCGTCGCTGGCCGAGCTTTGCCTCTACGTGGCGATGTTCGGCATGCTCGCACTGTTCTTCTAGGGAGAAGAGTCATGGAAGCTACCCTGCCCCGCGACGCCGCCCCGCTTCGCAGCGAACCATCAGCCGAAGCACCGGGCGATGCCTCAAGTACCGCGGAGGGCTCCGCCGCACCGGAGACCGTGGCACGCGACACCAGCGATCGCACGGCGGACACCGTCAGACCTCCGACACAGGCAACGCCCTCCGCGAGGCCGCTGCGCAAGGCTGTCGGCCGATTCATGCTCGGCGCAGGCAAGCATCTCGCGACCCTCGGCATCGCATTGGTCGCCGTCTTGATATCGGTTGCGACCTGGCAGCACTACGTCACTGCTCCCTGGACGCGGAACGGCAGCGTGCGTGTCCAGGTCGCCAATGTCGCGCCGCAGGTTGCAGGCAAGATCGTGGCGCTGCGGGTTGGCGACAACCAGTTCGTCCACAAGGGCGACGTCCTTTACGTCATCGACCCCTTCGACTTCGAAGTGGCCGTCCGAATCGGCAAGGCGCTGGTCGACCAGCGGGCCGCGGATCTGGAGGTGAAGCAGGCCGAGTTCGACCGGCGTCGACATCTGTCCAACCTCGCAACGACGCCCGAAGAGCAGCAGATCTATGCAGGCAACGCAGCGCAGGCGAAGGCCGCCTACGAGGCGGCGGCACACCAGCTCGCACAGGCGGAGCTGAATTTGAAACGGACCAGCGTGACCAGTCCCGTCGACGGTTACGTCACCAATCTCCTGCTGCGCGCGGGCGACTATGCCGTCACCGGCGTCAGCAACATCTCGGTGATCGATTCCAACAGTTTCTGGATCGACGGCTATTTCGAGGAAACCAAGATGGCTCGCGTCTGCGTCGGGGATCGCGCGGAAGCGCAATTGATTGGTTACGCCAAGCCGATCCTGGGGCATGTGAAGACCGTGACGCGAGGCGTCAGCGTGTCGAACGCCGCTGCGGGCACGCAGGGCCTGCCCAGTGTCGACCCGATCTACACCTGGGTGCGGCTTGCCCAGCGCGTACCGGTTCGCGTCGCCATCGACACGGTGCCGCCGGATGTGCCACTGGTCTCGGGCATGACGGCGACGGTGACAATCCGACAGCCCTCCGCGGGCGATCACCAGACCCGGTTCGACCGGTTCCGCGCGAGCTTCGTGGATCCCGTCACTGATCTGTTCGGCGCAGGACAACCGCCGCGTGCGAACTGCCTGCAGGCCACATCCCAGCAACGCCCCGAGGTGGAAGCGATCCCGTATTCGCGCGAACCCCCGGTTCCCTCGGCACAGTCGATCGCGCCCGGCCTTACACCCGGCATCGACGCCTCGCCACGTCTGCCCTGAACACGTCTGCTCTGAATTAGACGAACACGCCCGACCGGACGAGACGGCACCGCGTCAAACCTCTGGTCCGGCCGGTGCTGCGCTCTAACATCAGACCTCACTGCACATGTGCTTGATCCCTTTGGTTCAATTGAACTCTTTGCGACATGCGGTCGCACCTCTCGCATTTGCAAAATCTAATACCGCTTAAGCATCCTTAACGAGCCTTTCGACGAGGCCGCACCTATCGTTCGAGCATGGACCAGTTGCATTCGGCAGCCGTCACGACGGCGGCAGAATCCAGGACACGGGGACGAACGATGCTCACCGATATCCAAGCGGCCGGCGCCCGGTCGACGTATCAACCCAGCCGCCACAAACCGGCCTCCCCGCAGGAGACTCGCGCATTTCCCCTCGAACGGAGGTGGCGCCAGCCCGCGGCCACGCCTGACGACATCACGATCTCGCGCTGGACCTGCACGCAAACGGGCATAAGGCACGAAGAGGCGACGACCCCTGCCGACCGATACTTCTTCGCCATCGCCTTGAAGACGTCCCGCGCCAAACTGACCAGAGGCCGTCACACCATCTTCGACGGCATCATGCCGGCAGGCACGCTGTATATCGGCGCACCGTTGCAGCAGCTCAGTGCGCAGTTCTCCGCGCCGTGCGACTTCCTGCACTTCCACGTCTCGGCCAGCACATATTTTCCGTTCCTAAGGCCTGGAGCAGGAACAGCTTCGGCCGAAGGCCTCAACGACCTCGTGCTGCTCCGCGACCCCTTTGCCGAACAGCTGGCGAAGGCGCTGACCGAACGCGGCCATTCGGCTGACCGGGAATTCGCGCGCTGCATCGGTCAGACGCTGGCAATGCACCTCGCCCGGCGCGAGCTGCCACACTCGAAAGTCAATGCCTTGCCGAAATGGCGACTGCGGCGCGTGGAGGAATACGTCGGGACGCACTTCGACCACTGCATCAGCTTGTCCGAGCTTGCCAAGGTGGCGGGACTGTCCCGGATGCACTTCGCGGCCCAGTTTCGCGCCGCGACGGGATACCGGCCGCGCGAGTACCTGCTGCATCAGCGCATCGAGCGTGCGAAATCGCTGCTGTCGAATTCCGAGACGGCCCTGGCCGAGGTGGCGCTGACCGTCGGCTTCTGCACCCAAGCGCATTTCTCGACCGTCTTCAAACGGATCACGGGTGACACGCCCGCGCGCTGGCGTTGCGCCAGCCGGAACGCATCGGCTTCGTCCAGGCTCTCCGGCGGCGATCCGGCTTCGACATACAAGGCCGTGTCTCACGTGCTGCCCGCGGACTTCTCGTGAATCATGCGAAATGAGAAACACAAGGGGTTCGTGAAATACTTTGGCCGCGGGATCGGCGATGCTGTGCGTGTTAGGTGACTGAGACCCCAAGTCACCGCTCGAGCCTCCCTCCTCCCTGGGCATACGAGCGTTTTAGGGCCGTCCTCCCCCAAAGGACGGCCCCTTTTTTTGACCGGGCAGCGCGATCGACGGCATCGTCTCTTCGGAATTTGGCGAGGCTAGTCGTTCAGGTGACGCGCAGCCCAGGCGCGGACGCCCTGAAGACTCCTGAAATCATCCAGCGAGCGAGCCGGAAGTCCGGCCCCGATTTCCGCAACCATGCTGCTGAGCGCATGTCGCGGCCCGAGCTCGAGAAACCCCGTCGCGCCCGCTTCGACACAGGCCTGCAGGCAATCCGCCCATTGCACGGTTTGCGAGATCTGCGCGGCAAGTTTGTCGCGACCGCTCTCGAGCGAGACGACCGGAGCGGCATCGATTCCGCTCAGAATGCGCGCACCGGTCCTCGGGGGAAATACCGCCGGTGCCAGGCGCAAGGTCTCACGAAATGCGGCAGACGCCGCGGCGAGCCGCTTGGTGTGGGAGGCAACCTCGACCGGCAACGCGACGATCCTTGCGCCGTGCATCGCCCGCGCGTCGTCGGCAATCCCGCCCAGCGCCTCGCGGCCGCCGCCGATGACAAAGGCATCGCCCGGATTGACGATGGCGATCGCTGCGCCGTGACGTTCGCAAAGGCGACCGACCTCCTCGCGCGAAAGACCGCGGACGAAGATCAGCCCGTCACCGGCGCGCGTGGCCGCATCCATGGCCTCTGCGCGGCGTGCCACGAGATCGAGCGTGGCGGTCGCATCGAGCACACCGCCGACACCCCAGGCCGCGACCTCGCCGACACTGTAGCCGGCAATGATGACGCCGCGTGGAATGACATCTGCGAGCGCGCGCGCCGCGGCGAGCGGCTGCAAGGTGCAGAGAATCTGGCCCGTACGGTTGCGGTGCAGGGCCTCATCGGGTTCGCCGCGGACGAAATCGCGCGGATCGCTGCCACCGAGCAATGTCGCCGCGTGCGCAAACAGGTCCGCGGCCTCAGGCGCGCCGCCCGTGAGGGCGAACATGTCCCGATGCTGTCCGCCTTGTCCCGAGCAGAGGATCGCAAGCGTCACGGTCGCGACCTAACCGGGAAAGAGCATGGCGATCGCAATCGCCAGGGTCACGACGCTGAATCCGGTGCTGGCGATGACCATGGATCCCGCCGTCGCGGAATCCAGCCGGTAGTTGACGGCAAACAGGATGCCGAAAAAGCCCGAGGGCACCGCGGCAAGCAGAATGGCAGTCTTCGCGGGATCAGGCGCAATCGGAATGAAGTGAATGACCGCAATGGCCAGCAGCGGCCGAACGACATCCGAGGCCGCCGTTGCGGCCACGATCCGCCAATCCAGCCGGAACGATTGTGCCGACAGAATCGCCCCCGTGAGAAACAGGGCGACACCCGCGGCGGCGCTCCCGATCAACGCCAGGCATGCATGGGCGAGTGCATCGAGGCTCACGTCCGACAGCGAAAGCAGGATGCCTGCCGCAGGCGCCAGTACGACCGGCTTGGTGATCGCGCGCCTGACTGCCGTCAGAATCTGCCGCATCGACAATTCGGCGCCCTGCGCCCTGCTCGCACCCATTTCCACCATGATCAGGGTCAGCGGGCTGATCAGAATCGAGCCCGTTGCCAACGCGACCGCAACCGGGACGGTGCCGGCGGGGCCCAACACGGACGACAGGATCGGAAGTCCGACGCCGGCAAGGTTCGGAAAGCCGATCGTCAAGGCCTGCAGCGACGCATCGGACCGGGACGCCTTCGAGAACCTGCGCGCGGCGCAATACCAGGCGACATAGAGCAACAGCATCGTCACGCCGAGCACCATGGAGAGCGGAACCTGTTCGATCATATCGCGGCGCGAGGCCGAAGCGGTCGCGGCGAACAGGGACGCCGGCAGCGCAAAATCCATCACCAGCGCGTTGAGGGCGTCGACGTGAAGATTGTCGACGATATGAAATTTTCCGGCGGCGTATCCCAGCAACAGGACGAAGAAGACCGGCACCAGCGCCATCAGGATCGCGTTGGACATCATGGAATCGGCCTTTCATGGACATCGACGAAGAGCGTCATAGCGAGCAGGTCGGCCGATCCACCCGGGCTGAGACGGCGGGCGACGAAACTTTCGTGGATCGATTGTGCCCGCGCACGCCAGCCGGACGCGCAGACGCCGCCGGCATCGACGAAGCGACGCGCCGCGTCATGCGCAAACCGAAGGCCGTCGAGCCCGCCGCGATGCAGGAGGTTGGTGTCTTCGACGGAAGCGATCAGAGCAAAGCACGCCTCGACCCGGGCGGCTTCCGTATCCTCCACAACGACAGTTGCTCTCCGCAAGGCCGGCAAGCCGATTCCGTAGATGCTGGGAAATCCCCTCGCGGCCTCGATACGCGCACCGCCCGCGCGAAAGCGGCGGCGGGCCACGCTGCCATGGCTGTGCAGCAGCACCGGTCCATCGAGGATGCTGTCGCCCCACAGGCGCGCCACGACGTCGCCAAGCGGAAGCTCGGGATCGACCAACCCGCCGGCTCTCGCGCCGGCGGCCGCGCACAGCAGGCCGAGCCCGAAGATCGCGCCACGGTGCGTGTTGACCCCCGACGTCGCCGCGAACATGGCGCGCTCCGCCTCGAGGCCAATGATCCGCAGCCGCCCCATGCCGCAGCCAAACGCACCCGCATCGGCCAGGCGCTGCAGATAGGGCCTGATGGCCGCGGCGCTGCGACGAAACGTGCCCGCATCCATGTCATCGTGACTGCCATTGTCGACATGGCTCACCAGCCCCGGTTTCGGCCAGGTTTCGAGCTCCTTGACGAGGCAATCGGCGGCGACAGCCCCGATGGCAGAGACATCGGGCATCATCCGCGCGCGGCGCAGAAGCGGCCGTTCCATGCCTCTTGCGGCCATGGTGATCATGATCCCGTCGCTCCCGAAATGAATTGATGCCTGTCGAGCAGGACCACGCGCTCAATGCTCTTGACCAGAAGCTCGCTCGCGCCGCCGTGGACTTCACGCCAGTTCACCGCCGCGCCGTCGGCGCTCATCAGCTCGCCATCAA
Protein-coding regions in this window:
- a CDS encoding AEC family transporter, whose product is MMSNAILMALVPVFFVLLLGYAAGKFHIVDNLHVDALNALVMDFALPASLFAATASASRRDMIEQVPLSMVLGVTMLLLYVAWYCAARRFSKASRSDASLQALTIGFPNLAGVGLPILSSVLGPAGTVPVAVALATGSILISPLTLIMVEMGASRAQGAELSMRQILTAVRRAITKPVVLAPAAGILLSLSDVSLDALAHACLALIGSAAAGVALFLTGAILSAQSFRLDWRIVAATAASDVVRPLLAIAVIHFIPIAPDPAKTAILLAAVPSGFFGILFAVNYRLDSATAGSMVIASTGFSVVTLAIAIAMLFPG
- a CDS encoding response regulator transcription factor gives rise to the protein MAKTPVIAIVDDDEGVRTSLASLVRSIGYEAQAYESGMDFLRQTPGDDPACMIADVQMPVITGDELQAQLIASGRRFPIIFMTAFPSESVRRRVMAAGAHCYLGKPSSGDEIIRYLEEALAGHAP
- a CDS encoding biotin/lipoyl-binding protein, with the translated sequence MEATLPRDAAPLRSEPSAEAPGDASSTAEGSAAPETVARDTSDRTADTVRPPTQATPSARPLRKAVGRFMLGAGKHLATLGIALVAVLISVATWQHYVTAPWTRNGSVRVQVANVAPQVAGKIVALRVGDNQFVHKGDVLYVIDPFDFEVAVRIGKALVDQRAADLEVKQAEFDRRRHLSNLATTPEEQQIYAGNAAQAKAAYEAAAHQLAQAELNLKRTSVTSPVDGYVTNLLLRAGDYAVTGVSNISVIDSNSFWIDGYFEETKMARVCVGDRAEAQLIGYAKPILGHVKTVTRGVSVSNAAAGTQGLPSVDPIYTWVRLAQRVPVRVAIDTVPPDVPLVSGMTATVTIRQPSAGDHQTRFDRFRASFVDPVTDLFGAGQPPRANCLQATSQQRPEVEAIPYSREPPVPSAQSIAPGLTPGIDASPRLP
- a CDS encoding acyltransferase domain-containing protein — protein: MTLAILCSGQGGQHRDMFALTGGAPEAADLFAHAATLLGGSDPRDFVRGEPDEALHRNRTGQILCTLQPLAAARALADVIPRGVIIAGYSVGEVAAWGVGGVLDATATLDLVARRAEAMDAATRAGDGLIFVRGLSREEVGRLCERHGAAIAIVNPGDAFVIGGGREALGGIADDARAMHGARIVALPVEVASHTKRLAAASAAFRETLRLAPAVFPPRTGARILSGIDAAPVVSLESGRDKLAAQISQTVQWADCLQACVEAGATGFLELGPRHALSSMVAEIGAGLPARSLDDFRSLQGVRAWAARHLND
- a CDS encoding FUSC family protein; translated protein: MPVNTTSAAAPRPLVFAGFPASSWAFALRVWLAMLLALYVGFWLELESPSSAALTVAVLALPTRGQGMEKAGYRLLATVIGVIASIAIAGLFSQTGGLLLVVLGIWVGLCTYVAGLLDGNRAYAAALCCITVALIAVEQIDTPLQVFPTGVARGAAIGIGVLAVALVNEVLAAPSYHPVLASRIEVLHRRVTDLARDAERGETPSAAVGAGLLHDIAAVRPEIASLTTESSIGTARTAAARSALVDLVSALSLGRMLAALPAASALAPEAAGLVAISRSWLRAEIGRNNAQVRGSLDALREGTSPYRAWRAPLYRSRRIAAETGARAAISFTLIAIVFVLTGWPTTELCLSLVAVIIGLGSTSPSPRNFTMVAVMATPIACVLAGILKYLVFNGVSEFQLLAIGLAPVVIGLALLITLPSPMLSSIGRLVLVFTLVVLAPTNPQSYDPEVFLVTSLFVCLSSVLVFAAQQLLPPLSGDRRVRLLLGEARRELSRADGGRARHLAPEEAAFRDAARIEQILTANGPSAIDDRMAGTAMRCFDQAAALRRCRAELDRVGQGPLAVAAQAAREALTRRNSGVILAAAEALHQSAARSDLSASAAIAALIAASVAFAPSQSPADSSQGRRS
- a CDS encoding helix-turn-helix domain-containing protein, encoding MLTDIQAAGARSTYQPSRHKPASPQETRAFPLERRWRQPAATPDDITISRWTCTQTGIRHEEATTPADRYFFAIALKTSRAKLTRGRHTIFDGIMPAGTLYIGAPLQQLSAQFSAPCDFLHFHVSASTYFPFLRPGAGTASAEGLNDLVLLRDPFAEQLAKALTERGHSADREFARCIGQTLAMHLARRELPHSKVNALPKWRLRRVEEYVGTHFDHCISLSELAKVAGLSRMHFAAQFRAATGYRPREYLLHQRIERAKSLLSNSETALAEVALTVGFCTQAHFSTVFKRITGDTPARWRCASRNASASSRLSGGDPASTYKAVSHVLPADFS
- a CDS encoding DUF1656 domain-containing protein, whose protein sequence is MTNTYRELVIGGVLIAPIVSYAATALLAFLLLRPLLRFIGFARVFSNPSLAELCLYVAMFGMLALFF
- the mdcB gene encoding triphosphoribosyl-dephospho-CoA synthase MdcB gives rise to the protein MITMAARGMERPLLRRARMMPDVSAIGAVAADCLVKELETWPKPGLVSHVDNGSHDDMDAGTFRRSAAAIRPYLQRLADAGAFGCGMGRLRIIGLEAERAMFAATSGVNTHRGAIFGLGLLCAAAGARAGGLVDPELPLGDVVARLWGDSILDGPVLLHSHGSVARRRFRAGGARIEAARGFPSIYGIGLPALRRATVVVEDTEAARVEACFALIASVEDTNLLHRGGLDGLRFAHDAARRFVDAGGVCASGWRARAQSIHESFVARRLSPGGSADLLAMTLFVDVHERPIP